A genomic stretch from Psychrobacter sanguinis includes:
- a CDS encoding RNA-guided endonuclease InsQ/TnpB family protein translates to MKTLKLRIKDKHIKELNRLSGSVNFVWNYVNALCFEHLKRTGKFFNAYDLNQYTKGSGEYLGLHSQTLQAINETHAKARKQFKKAKLNWRSNRPDAKRKTLGWIPFKKSAIKYLSTRQTGKKVLRSTIQLSLSKGQKLIIDVFDSYNLSLYQINTLEIVQDSRNRWYACITVKDFPKQVSGKGSVGIDLGLKESATTSNGDKLIIKQTQKWANKLAVAQRANNKKRVKAIHAKIKNTRLDLIHKFTTKLVKDNSLIVVGDVKSRSFTTRKTNLAKSTYDAGWFELKRQLEYKCKHAGCQFEIVNESYTTQTCSCCHKISDSSPKGRAGLRIRGWRCAECGTWHDRDTNAAKNILAVGLDRLAVGIPSV, encoded by the coding sequence ATGAAAACACTCAAATTACGCATTAAAGACAAACACATAAAAGAGCTGAATCGTCTAAGCGGTTCAGTGAACTTCGTGTGGAACTATGTTAATGCACTTTGCTTTGAGCATCTAAAACGTACCGGTAAGTTTTTTAATGCTTATGATTTAAACCAGTACACCAAAGGTAGCGGTGAGTATTTAGGATTACACAGTCAGACCTTACAGGCTATCAATGAAACTCACGCGAAGGCCCGAAAACAATTTAAAAAAGCCAAACTTAACTGGCGCAGCAATCGTCCTGATGCAAAACGCAAAACACTGGGCTGGATACCTTTTAAAAAGTCTGCTATCAAATACCTAAGCACAAGACAAACGGGAAAGAAAGTACTGAGATCAACCATACAGCTATCGCTATCTAAAGGTCAAAAGCTTATCATAGATGTATTCGATAGCTACAACCTAAGCCTATATCAAATTAACACGCTTGAGATAGTACAAGACAGTCGTAATCGTTGGTATGCGTGTATCACCGTTAAAGACTTTCCTAAGCAAGTAAGTGGTAAGGGGAGCGTTGGTATTGACTTAGGTTTAAAAGAGTCTGCAACCACATCAAATGGCGACAAGTTAATTATTAAGCAAACGCAAAAGTGGGCGAATAAATTAGCAGTAGCCCAGCGTGCTAACAATAAAAAACGTGTTAAAGCAATCCACGCCAAAATCAAAAACACAAGATTAGACTTAATTCATAAATTCACCACCAAGCTTGTTAAAGATAACAGCTTAATTGTGGTTGGTGATGTTAAATCTCGCTCATTTACAACTAGAAAAACCAATCTAGCTAAATCGACATATGATGCAGGATGGTTTGAACTTAAACGACAACTGGAATACAAATGCAAGCATGCAGGTTGTCAGTTTGAGATCGTAAATGAGAGTTACACTACCCAGACTTGCTCGTGCTGCCACAAAATAAGTGACAGTAGTCCGAAAGGTAGAGCAGGTTTGCGAATAAGAGGATGGAGGTGTGCTGAGTGTGGCACATGGCATGATAGAGATACCAATGCTGCTAAGAACATCCTTGCGGTCGGGCTTGACCGTCTAGCTGTAGGAATCCCCTCGGTTTAG
- a CDS encoding transposase produces MTIQSPNTPKRRTYSAEFKALLVKEATDSDRSIASIAREHGINQNLLHNWKRQYQRAHAQADTLPGTINSPHDPNPHFIPIHLEPEGAHLGSASVIQNIKLQITARASGTINLNISQIDTQSLIDLLRGLQ; encoded by the coding sequence ATGACAATACAATCTCCTAATACACCCAAACGCAGAACTTACAGCGCCGAGTTTAAAGCGCTTTTAGTAAAAGAAGCGACAGACTCAGATCGATCAATTGCCAGTATCGCTCGAGAGCATGGCATTAACCAAAACCTACTACATAACTGGAAACGCCAGTATCAGCGGGCACATGCTCAAGCTGACACATTACCTGGTACTATAAACAGTCCTCATGATCCAAACCCGCACTTTATCCCAATCCATCTTGAGCCTGAAGGTGCGCATCTAGGCTCAGCCTCCGTCATACAAAACATCAAACTGCAAATCACAGCTCGAGCATCTGGGACGATAAACCTCAACATTAGCCAAATAGACACTCAAAGCTTGATTGACCTACTACGAGGGCTGCAATGA
- a CDS encoding AraC family transcriptional regulator: protein MQPHIIESLLTILPRNETIESDIEGLFFYCADKPSDMVSYIQEPSICIVLQGERDIYLGSDCQRFDNNHLMFCPVNIPISGHIKSASPERPVIVMSMRLDLPLIREVLAKMPPKSATQGSNLGIKWPLDDTIMDSFERLIGLLHYPNDIYFLAPLLLQEIYYRLLNAEQGEKLRQLVTNGSRTHQISQATDWLKRHLNETVVIEELALKVGMSESGFYQHFKALTGFSPLQYQKSLRLMEARRLIRLGDKQVSQIALDVGYESPSQFSREYKRFFNVSPSQDTV from the coding sequence ATGCAGCCCCATATAATAGAGTCATTGCTAACTATATTGCCTAGAAATGAAACGATCGAGTCTGACATTGAGGGACTCTTCTTTTATTGTGCAGACAAACCCAGTGATATGGTGAGTTATATTCAAGAGCCGAGCATCTGTATCGTGCTACAAGGAGAACGTGATATTTACCTTGGCTCTGACTGTCAGCGCTTTGATAATAACCATTTGATGTTTTGCCCAGTTAATATTCCTATCAGCGGCCATATTAAATCCGCTTCTCCTGAGCGACCGGTTATCGTGATGTCTATGCGGCTTGATTTGCCATTAATTCGTGAAGTACTCGCTAAAATGCCGCCAAAATCGGCCACTCAAGGCTCTAATCTGGGTATTAAATGGCCTTTAGATGATACGATTATGGATTCATTTGAACGCCTAATAGGCTTGCTTCATTATCCAAATGATATTTACTTTTTAGCCCCATTATTACTTCAAGAAATCTATTACCGTCTGCTTAATGCTGAACAAGGTGAAAAGCTTAGGCAGCTCGTTACCAATGGCAGTCGTACTCATCAGATATCTCAAGCAACAGATTGGCTAAAGCGTCATTTGAATGAGACAGTCGTAATAGAAGAGTTAGCGCTGAAGGTAGGCATGAGCGAATCTGGTTTTTACCAACACTTTAAAGCCTTGACCGGGTTTAGCCCTTTGCAGTATCAAAAGAGTTTACGCTTGATGGAGGCAAGGCGCCTAATTCGTTTAGGTGATAAGCAGGTGTCGCAAATCGCCTTAGACGTAGGATATGAGAGTCCCAGTCAGTTTAGCCGAGAGTACAAACGTTTTTTTAATGTCAGCCCAAGTCAGGATACCGTTTAG
- a CDS encoding organic hydroperoxide resistance protein translates to MKIFYKTEATATGGRSGRTELNDGSLGFDLVTPQEEGAKGVNPEQLFALGYAACFDSALNMTAQQMKLDISSSKTSVAVGIGMQSSGSYNLDLDISVEVSGISQEEAQNLVEKAHQVCPYSNATRGNVDVRLHVTVV, encoded by the coding sequence ATGAAAATATTTTATAAAACCGAAGCAACAGCCACTGGTGGTCGTTCAGGCCGTACAGAACTTAATGACGGCTCATTAGGCTTTGATTTAGTTACACCACAAGAAGAAGGTGCTAAGGGCGTTAATCCTGAGCAACTGTTTGCTTTAGGCTATGCCGCTTGCTTTGACAGTGCTTTGAACATGACAGCACAACAGATGAAGTTAGATATCAGTAGCTCAAAAACTTCTGTTGCGGTTGGTATTGGTATGCAGTCTTCTGGCAGCTACAACCTAGATTTAGACATCAGCGTTGAAGTTTCTGGTATTAGTCAAGAAGAGGCGCAAAATCTTGTTGAAAAAGCGCATCAAGTCTGCCCATATTCAAATGCGACCCGAGGCAATGTGGATGTGCGTTTGCACGTGACTGTAGTTTAG
- the repM gene encoding replication initiation protein RepM yields MARSDLVVKTNYLNTVLQNLTLVEIKIIQLAIVDARETGKGLSTDTPLRIDAMRYAEFFNTTRQNGYLMMKDAEESLFNRRFSFLDDDERTVKSRWISQVSYLDDEGTIEVVFTPAVVKGITRIDGAEEFFTKYLLEQTARMDSNYSIRLYELLVQWKKAGKTPLFELEQFRGQMGLGVNEYKTMSNFKKRVLDLAVREINEKSDLKVSYAQEKEGRKITGFKFKVLKKPKPQKDINERDPNTTDMFTNYTDKQLARAVHSKKYVSDGYHCSPRSRSIKL; encoded by the coding sequence ATGGCTAGATCTGACTTAGTAGTAAAAACTAACTATCTAAACACTGTGCTACAAAATTTGACTTTGGTAGAGATTAAAATAATTCAGTTAGCAATAGTAGATGCAAGAGAAACGGGTAAAGGGTTAAGTACTGATACTCCTCTGCGTATTGATGCCATGCGATACGCTGAATTTTTTAACACCACTCGTCAAAACGGCTATTTGATGATGAAAGATGCAGAAGAGAGTTTATTTAACCGTCGCTTTAGTTTTTTAGACGATGATGAAAGAACGGTGAAGTCACGTTGGATTTCGCAAGTCAGCTACTTAGATGATGAAGGGACAATTGAGGTGGTATTTACGCCTGCAGTAGTTAAGGGAATTACTCGTATAGATGGGGCAGAAGAGTTTTTTACTAAATATTTGCTAGAGCAAACTGCAAGAATGGATAGTAATTATTCTATTCGACTTTATGAGTTGCTTGTTCAGTGGAAAAAAGCAGGCAAAACCCCTTTATTCGAACTTGAACAGTTTAGAGGGCAAATGGGACTGGGAGTTAATGAATATAAAACCATGAGCAACTTTAAAAAACGTGTTCTAGATCTTGCCGTTAGAGAAATCAACGAAAAATCGGATCTTAAAGTTAGCTATGCTCAAGAAAAGGAAGGCCGGAAAATCACTGGTTTTAAGTTCAAAGTATTAAAGAAACCCAAGCCCCAAAAGGATATTAATGAACGCGACCCTAATACGACTGATATGTTCACCAATTATACTGATAAGCAACTGGCGAGAGCAGTGCACAGCAAGAAATATGTGAGTGATGGGTATCATTGCAGCCCTCGTAGTAGGTCAATCAAGCTTTGA